A genome region from Pygocentrus nattereri isolate fPygNat1 chromosome 6, fPygNat1.pri, whole genome shotgun sequence includes the following:
- the fundc1 gene encoding FUN14 domain-containing protein 1 encodes MADRGEEAESEDELYEVVDITDYARRHQWWSRVFGSNTGPIAEKYSVATQLMMGGVTGWCAGYLFQKVGKIAATAVGGGFLLLQIANHSGYVQVDWKKVKKDVNKAKKHLKKKANKAAPELNSFIEESTEFVKRNIVVSSGFVGGFLLGLAS; translated from the exons ATGGCGGACCGCGGAGAAG AGGCAGAGAGTGAGGACGAGTTGTATGAGGTGGTGGACATCACTGACTATGCCAGGCGACATCAGTGGTGGAGTCGAGTTTTTGGGAGCAATACTGGTCCCATTGCTGAAAAGTACTCGGTAGCGACGCAGCTCATGATGGGTGGCGTGACAGGCTG GTGTGCTGGTTATCTCTTTCAGAAGGTTGGGAAAATTGCAGCAACTGCAGTAGGTGGAGGGTTTCTATTGTTGCAA ATTGCAAATCACAGTGGCTATGTGCAGGTCGACTGGAAGAAAGTAAAGAAGGATGTCAATAAAGCGAAAAAGCATCTCAAGAAAAAGGCCAACAAAGCAGCTCCAGAGCTCAACTCCTTTATTGAAGAG TCCACAGAGTTTGTGAAGAGAAATATCGTTGTCTCAAGTGGGTTCGTTGGAGGGTTTCTGCTGGGTTTGGCATCCTAA
- the efhc2 gene encoding EF-hand domain-containing family member C2 isoform X2: protein MALPVLPGNSFNKTLGKEKFHKSQHFDYSNGVPMMVGAKKPGIGGELLLGQKTVPQNSLFPKGEGSDAPSWVAFDRQVLCFDAYFQEAVTQSREETNRIRKCKIYFYLEDDTIQVVEPELKNSGIPQGTLIRRHRIPLPAPSDDQFYNLHHFNINQDVVFYSRTFRITDCDTFTRHFLRKIGVRINPPAAAPEDPYTKLRQELEDSMKPLRPYERQDTLKQFLEHDRDVLRFYCYWDDTQSMFGDPRELILHYFLADDTIEIREVVYPNSGRDAAPKFLNRSKLPKQAPSPKRQPGEITERTILNVFGPMGLGGRYILDNLKTGAVQEEFYKDCDLTIGGVINVWGRKVMICDCDNFTKEYYRSKYGIEDFTPVQYKAPPPAKAAKQMPPYTGFGSEEDSLCSCQGLLPKPPQKDFRKLMEKDRHGLESNILRFVGKMLTDNTIDKDRTFIISFYLSDDTITMFEPTQRNSGVIGGKFLERSRVKKPGQELFKSEMSEYYKAQDLYVGAKIIISNQPFQLVDADDYAFNYMEQHAEEFPRANIGTILSKLRSISEDKQKEIKRFLAQSDPGNTGLIPYESFRSLLADTGCQLSEHEIMMLGRTYSLREQPELNVGFMLAVAQDHLRKKHFESFSAMLRAFTHEDRDRTGHLSTKEARIICKAFRLPLADDLLRALLQKFENESGNMDYNAFLSGINWRENPSLPLLPDEALKPFCLALPKPTLEGHTMVEYSAFMKELSRYTEEE from the exons ATGGCTTTACCTGTTTTACCTGGAAATTCTTTCAACAAAACC CTGGGAAAAGAAAAATTTCACAAGTCTCAACATTTCGATTACTCAAATGGAGTCCCAATGATGGTGGGAGCCAAGAAGCCAGGCATCGGAGGAGAACTGCTCCTGGGCCAGAAGACCGTGCCTCAGAACTCTTTGTTTCCAAAAGGAGAGGGCAGTGATGCCCCTTCATGGGTGGCTTTTGACAGACAG GTGCTTTGCTTTGATGCTTACTTCCAAGAAGCTGTTACTCAGAGTAGAGAGGAAACAAACAGAATCAGAAAATGTAAGATCTACTTCTACTTGGAAGATGACACCATACAAGTTGTGGAGCCAGAGCTGAAGAATAGTGGCATCCCACAAG GAACACTTATCCGCCGCCACCGCATTCCTCTTCCCGCTCCCAGTGATGACCAGTTTTACAATTTACACCACTTTAATATTAACCAGGATGTGGTGTTCTACTCCAGGACCTTTAGGATAACAGACTGTGACACTTTCACCCGCCACTTCCTGAGGAAAATAGGGGTACGAATCAATCCCCCTGCTGCAGCACCAGAAGATCCCTATACAAAACTTCGACAGGAG CTGGAGGACAGCATGAAGCCACTGCGCCCATATGAGAGGCAGGATACTTTGAAACAATTCCTGGAGCACGATCGTGATGTCCTACGCTTTTATTGCTACTGGGATGATACCCAGAGCATGTTTGGAGACCCCAGAGAGCTGATCCTCCACTACTTCTTGGCAGATGATACCATAGAAATCCGAGAAGTGGTCTATCCAAACTCTGGCAGAGATGCAGCCCCTAAATTTTTGAACAGAAGTAAACTTCCAAAG CAAGCGCCTTCTCCGAAACGTCAGCCTGGAGAAATTACAGAGCGCACTATCCTTAATGTGTTTGGACCGATGGGACTCGGAGGTCGCTACATTTTGGATAACCTCAAA ACTGGGGCTGTGCAGGAGGAGTTCTACAAGGACTGTGACCTGACCATAGGAGGGGTCATTAATGTCTGGGGACGGAAAGTGATGATCTGTGACTGTGACAACTTCACCAAAGAGTACTATCGCTCCAAATATGGCATTG AGGACTTCACCCCAGTGCAGTACAAGGCCCCCCCACCTGCTAAAGCAGCCAAACAGATGCCTCCTTACACTGGCTTTGGCTCTGAAGAGGATTCACTCTGCTCCTGCCAGGGTCTGCTCCCCAAGCCACCACAGAAAGACTTCAGGAAGCTGATGGAGAAAGACAG GCATGGTCTGGAGAGCAATATTCTTCGATTTGTTGGCAAAATGCTAACAGATAACACCATTGACAAGGACCGCACCTTCATCATTTCATTCTACCTTAGCGATGACACTATAACAATGTTTGAACCCACCCAGAGGAACTCAG GGGTGATTGGTGGTAAGTTCTTGGAGAGAAGCCGGGTGAAGAAGCCAGGGCAGGAGCTGTTCAAGAGTGAGATGTCTGAGTACTACAAGGCTCAGGACTTGTATGTGGGAGCAAAGATTATTATAAGCAACCAGCCCTTCCAGCTTGTGGATGCTGATGATTATGCTTTCAACTATATGGAGCAGCATGCAGAAGAG TTCCCCAGGGCCAACATTGGCACCATTTTGAGCAAGTTAAGGTCCATCAGTGAAGACAAACAGAAGGAAATCAAACGGTTCTTAGCACAAAGCGACCCAGGCAACACCGGCCTCATTCCTTATGAGTCCTTCAG GTCTCTGTTGGCAGATACAGGCTGTCAGCTGTCGGAGCATGAGATCATGATGTTAGGCCGTACCTACTCGTTACGGGAACAGCCTGAGCTGAATGTGGGCTTCATGCTAGCTGTGGCTCAGGACCACCTGAGGAAGAAACACTTTGAGAGCTTCTCAGCCATGCTCCGAGCTTTCACACACGAGGATCGGGACAG AACTGGGCACCTTTCCACCAAAGAAGCTAGGATCATCTGTAAAGCCTTCCGCTTACCACTGGCTGATGACCTCCTGAGAGCCCTTCTGCAGAA ATTTGAGAATGAGTCTGGGAACATGGATTACAACGCCTTTCTCTCAGGGATCAACTGGAGAGAGAATCCTTCCCTACCTCTTCTACCAGATGAAGCCTTGAAG CCTTTTTGTCTTGCGCTTCCTAAGCCTACATTAGAAGGCCACACAATGGTGGAATACTCCGCCTTTATGAAAGAACTCTCCAGATACACAGAAGAGGAGTGA
- the efhc2 gene encoding EF-hand domain-containing family member C2 isoform X4: protein MMVGAKKPGIGGELLLGQKTVPQNSLFPKGEGSDAPSWVAFDRQVLCFDAYFQEAVTQSREETNRIRKCKIYFYLEDDTIQVVEPELKNSGIPQGTLIRRHRIPLPAPSDDQFYNLHHFNINQDVVFYSRTFRITDCDTFTRHFLRKIGVRINPPAAAPEDPYTKLRQELEDSMKPLRPYERQDTLKQFLEHDRDVLRFYCYWDDTQSMFGDPRELILHYFLADDTIEIREVVYPNSGRDAAPKFLNRSKLPKQAPSPKRQPGEITERTILNVFGPMGLGGRYILDNLKTGAVQEEFYKDCDLTIGGVINVWGRKVMICDCDNFTKEYYRSKYGIEDFTPVQYKAPPPAKAAKQMPPYTGFGSEEDSLCSCQGLLPKPPQKDFRKLMEKDRHGLESNILRFVGKMLTDNTIDKDRTFIISFYLSDDTITMFEPTQRNSGVIGGKFLERSRVKKPGQELFKSEMSEYYKAQDLYVGAKIIISNQPFQLVDADDYAFNYMEQHAEEFPRANIGTILSKLRSISEDKQKEIKRFLAQSDPGNTGLIPYESFRSLLADTGCQLSEHEIMMLGRTYSLREQPELNVGFMLAVAQDHLRKKHFESFSAMLRAFTHEDRDRTGHLSTKEARIICKAFRLPLADDLLRALLQKFENESGNMDYNAFLSGINWRENPSLPLLPDEALKFDVDWNGEAVRPAVITVNYSLLLDDVFGSVGNSNFS, encoded by the exons ATGATGGTGGGAGCCAAGAAGCCAGGCATCGGAGGAGAACTGCTCCTGGGCCAGAAGACCGTGCCTCAGAACTCTTTGTTTCCAAAAGGAGAGGGCAGTGATGCCCCTTCATGGGTGGCTTTTGACAGACAG GTGCTTTGCTTTGATGCTTACTTCCAAGAAGCTGTTACTCAGAGTAGAGAGGAAACAAACAGAATCAGAAAATGTAAGATCTACTTCTACTTGGAAGATGACACCATACAAGTTGTGGAGCCAGAGCTGAAGAATAGTGGCATCCCACAAG GAACACTTATCCGCCGCCACCGCATTCCTCTTCCCGCTCCCAGTGATGACCAGTTTTACAATTTACACCACTTTAATATTAACCAGGATGTGGTGTTCTACTCCAGGACCTTTAGGATAACAGACTGTGACACTTTCACCCGCCACTTCCTGAGGAAAATAGGGGTACGAATCAATCCCCCTGCTGCAGCACCAGAAGATCCCTATACAAAACTTCGACAGGAG CTGGAGGACAGCATGAAGCCACTGCGCCCATATGAGAGGCAGGATACTTTGAAACAATTCCTGGAGCACGATCGTGATGTCCTACGCTTTTATTGCTACTGGGATGATACCCAGAGCATGTTTGGAGACCCCAGAGAGCTGATCCTCCACTACTTCTTGGCAGATGATACCATAGAAATCCGAGAAGTGGTCTATCCAAACTCTGGCAGAGATGCAGCCCCTAAATTTTTGAACAGAAGTAAACTTCCAAAG CAAGCGCCTTCTCCGAAACGTCAGCCTGGAGAAATTACAGAGCGCACTATCCTTAATGTGTTTGGACCGATGGGACTCGGAGGTCGCTACATTTTGGATAACCTCAAA ACTGGGGCTGTGCAGGAGGAGTTCTACAAGGACTGTGACCTGACCATAGGAGGGGTCATTAATGTCTGGGGACGGAAAGTGATGATCTGTGACTGTGACAACTTCACCAAAGAGTACTATCGCTCCAAATATGGCATTG AGGACTTCACCCCAGTGCAGTACAAGGCCCCCCCACCTGCTAAAGCAGCCAAACAGATGCCTCCTTACACTGGCTTTGGCTCTGAAGAGGATTCACTCTGCTCCTGCCAGGGTCTGCTCCCCAAGCCACCACAGAAAGACTTCAGGAAGCTGATGGAGAAAGACAG GCATGGTCTGGAGAGCAATATTCTTCGATTTGTTGGCAAAATGCTAACAGATAACACCATTGACAAGGACCGCACCTTCATCATTTCATTCTACCTTAGCGATGACACTATAACAATGTTTGAACCCACCCAGAGGAACTCAG GGGTGATTGGTGGTAAGTTCTTGGAGAGAAGCCGGGTGAAGAAGCCAGGGCAGGAGCTGTTCAAGAGTGAGATGTCTGAGTACTACAAGGCTCAGGACTTGTATGTGGGAGCAAAGATTATTATAAGCAACCAGCCCTTCCAGCTTGTGGATGCTGATGATTATGCTTTCAACTATATGGAGCAGCATGCAGAAGAG TTCCCCAGGGCCAACATTGGCACCATTTTGAGCAAGTTAAGGTCCATCAGTGAAGACAAACAGAAGGAAATCAAACGGTTCTTAGCACAAAGCGACCCAGGCAACACCGGCCTCATTCCTTATGAGTCCTTCAG GTCTCTGTTGGCAGATACAGGCTGTCAGCTGTCGGAGCATGAGATCATGATGTTAGGCCGTACCTACTCGTTACGGGAACAGCCTGAGCTGAATGTGGGCTTCATGCTAGCTGTGGCTCAGGACCACCTGAGGAAGAAACACTTTGAGAGCTTCTCAGCCATGCTCCGAGCTTTCACACACGAGGATCGGGACAG AACTGGGCACCTTTCCACCAAAGAAGCTAGGATCATCTGTAAAGCCTTCCGCTTACCACTGGCTGATGACCTCCTGAGAGCCCTTCTGCAGAA ATTTGAGAATGAGTCTGGGAACATGGATTACAACGCCTTTCTCTCAGGGATCAACTGGAGAGAGAATCCTTCCCTACCTCTTCTACCAGATGAAGCCTTGAAG TTTGATGTAGACTGGAATGGAGAAGCTGTGCGCCCTGCAGTAATAACCGTCAACTACTCTTTGTTACTGGACGATGTCTTTGGCAGTGTTGGCAACAGTAATTTCAGCTGA
- the efhc2 gene encoding EF-hand domain-containing family member C2 isoform X1 has product MALPVLPGNSFNKTLGKEKFHKSQHFDYSNGVPMMVGAKKPGIGGELLLGQKTVPQNSLFPKGEGSDAPSWVAFDRQVLCFDAYFQEAVTQSREETNRIRKCKIYFYLEDDTIQVVEPELKNSGIPQGTLIRRHRIPLPAPSDDQFYNLHHFNINQDVVFYSRTFRITDCDTFTRHFLRKIGVRINPPAAAPEDPYTKLRQELEDSMKPLRPYERQDTLKQFLEHDRDVLRFYCYWDDTQSMFGDPRELILHYFLADDTIEIREVVYPNSGRDAAPKFLNRSKLPKQAPSPKRQPGEITERTILNVFGPMGLGGRYILDNLKTGAVQEEFYKDCDLTIGGVINVWGRKVMICDCDNFTKEYYRSKYGIEDFTPVQYKAPPPAKAAKQMPPYTGFGSEEDSLCSCQGLLPKPPQKDFRKLMEKDRHGLESNILRFVGKMLTDNTIDKDRTFIISFYLSDDTITMFEPTQRNSGVIGGKFLERSRVKKPGQELFKSEMSEYYKAQDLYVGAKIIISNQPFQLVDADDYAFNYMEQHAEEFPRANIGTILSKLRSISEDKQKEIKRFLAQSDPGNTGLIPYESFRSLLADTGCQLSEHEIMMLGRTYSLREQPELNVGFMLAVAQDHLRKKHFESFSAMLRAFTHEDRDRTGHLSTKEARIICKAFRLPLADDLLRALLQKFENESGNMDYNAFLSGINWRENPSLPLLPDEALKFDVDWNGEAVRPAVITVNYSLLLDDVFGSVGNSNFS; this is encoded by the exons ATGGCTTTACCTGTTTTACCTGGAAATTCTTTCAACAAAACC CTGGGAAAAGAAAAATTTCACAAGTCTCAACATTTCGATTACTCAAATGGAGTCCCAATGATGGTGGGAGCCAAGAAGCCAGGCATCGGAGGAGAACTGCTCCTGGGCCAGAAGACCGTGCCTCAGAACTCTTTGTTTCCAAAAGGAGAGGGCAGTGATGCCCCTTCATGGGTGGCTTTTGACAGACAG GTGCTTTGCTTTGATGCTTACTTCCAAGAAGCTGTTACTCAGAGTAGAGAGGAAACAAACAGAATCAGAAAATGTAAGATCTACTTCTACTTGGAAGATGACACCATACAAGTTGTGGAGCCAGAGCTGAAGAATAGTGGCATCCCACAAG GAACACTTATCCGCCGCCACCGCATTCCTCTTCCCGCTCCCAGTGATGACCAGTTTTACAATTTACACCACTTTAATATTAACCAGGATGTGGTGTTCTACTCCAGGACCTTTAGGATAACAGACTGTGACACTTTCACCCGCCACTTCCTGAGGAAAATAGGGGTACGAATCAATCCCCCTGCTGCAGCACCAGAAGATCCCTATACAAAACTTCGACAGGAG CTGGAGGACAGCATGAAGCCACTGCGCCCATATGAGAGGCAGGATACTTTGAAACAATTCCTGGAGCACGATCGTGATGTCCTACGCTTTTATTGCTACTGGGATGATACCCAGAGCATGTTTGGAGACCCCAGAGAGCTGATCCTCCACTACTTCTTGGCAGATGATACCATAGAAATCCGAGAAGTGGTCTATCCAAACTCTGGCAGAGATGCAGCCCCTAAATTTTTGAACAGAAGTAAACTTCCAAAG CAAGCGCCTTCTCCGAAACGTCAGCCTGGAGAAATTACAGAGCGCACTATCCTTAATGTGTTTGGACCGATGGGACTCGGAGGTCGCTACATTTTGGATAACCTCAAA ACTGGGGCTGTGCAGGAGGAGTTCTACAAGGACTGTGACCTGACCATAGGAGGGGTCATTAATGTCTGGGGACGGAAAGTGATGATCTGTGACTGTGACAACTTCACCAAAGAGTACTATCGCTCCAAATATGGCATTG AGGACTTCACCCCAGTGCAGTACAAGGCCCCCCCACCTGCTAAAGCAGCCAAACAGATGCCTCCTTACACTGGCTTTGGCTCTGAAGAGGATTCACTCTGCTCCTGCCAGGGTCTGCTCCCCAAGCCACCACAGAAAGACTTCAGGAAGCTGATGGAGAAAGACAG GCATGGTCTGGAGAGCAATATTCTTCGATTTGTTGGCAAAATGCTAACAGATAACACCATTGACAAGGACCGCACCTTCATCATTTCATTCTACCTTAGCGATGACACTATAACAATGTTTGAACCCACCCAGAGGAACTCAG GGGTGATTGGTGGTAAGTTCTTGGAGAGAAGCCGGGTGAAGAAGCCAGGGCAGGAGCTGTTCAAGAGTGAGATGTCTGAGTACTACAAGGCTCAGGACTTGTATGTGGGAGCAAAGATTATTATAAGCAACCAGCCCTTCCAGCTTGTGGATGCTGATGATTATGCTTTCAACTATATGGAGCAGCATGCAGAAGAG TTCCCCAGGGCCAACATTGGCACCATTTTGAGCAAGTTAAGGTCCATCAGTGAAGACAAACAGAAGGAAATCAAACGGTTCTTAGCACAAAGCGACCCAGGCAACACCGGCCTCATTCCTTATGAGTCCTTCAG GTCTCTGTTGGCAGATACAGGCTGTCAGCTGTCGGAGCATGAGATCATGATGTTAGGCCGTACCTACTCGTTACGGGAACAGCCTGAGCTGAATGTGGGCTTCATGCTAGCTGTGGCTCAGGACCACCTGAGGAAGAAACACTTTGAGAGCTTCTCAGCCATGCTCCGAGCTTTCACACACGAGGATCGGGACAG AACTGGGCACCTTTCCACCAAAGAAGCTAGGATCATCTGTAAAGCCTTCCGCTTACCACTGGCTGATGACCTCCTGAGAGCCCTTCTGCAGAA ATTTGAGAATGAGTCTGGGAACATGGATTACAACGCCTTTCTCTCAGGGATCAACTGGAGAGAGAATCCTTCCCTACCTCTTCTACCAGATGAAGCCTTGAAG TTTGATGTAGACTGGAATGGAGAAGCTGTGCGCCCTGCAGTAATAACCGTCAACTACTCTTTGTTACTGGACGATGTCTTTGGCAGTGTTGGCAACAGTAATTTCAGCTGA
- the efhc2 gene encoding EF-hand domain-containing family member C2 isoform X3 — protein MALPVLPGNSFNKTLGKEKFHKSQHFDYSNGVPMMVGAKKPGIGGELLLGQKTVPQNSLFPKGEGSDAPSWVAFDRQVLCFDAYFQEAVTQSREETNRIRKCKIYFYLEDDTIQVVEPELKNSGIPQGTLIRRHRIPLPAPSDDQFYNLHHFNINQDVVFYSRTFRITDCDTFTRHFLRKIGVRINPPAAAPEDPYTKLRQELEDSMKPLRPYERQDTLKQFLEHDRDVLRFYCYWDDTQSMFGDPRELILHYFLADDTIEIREVVYPNSGRDAAPKFLNRSKLPKQAPSPKRQPGEITERTILNVFGPMGLGGRYILDNLKTGAVQEEFYKDCDLTIGGVINVWGRKVMICDCDNFTKEYYRSKYGIEDFTPVQYKAPPPAKAAKQMPPYTGFGSEEDSLCSCQGLLPKPPQKDFRKLMEKDRHGLESNILRFVGKMLTDNTIDKDRTFIISFYLSDDTITMFEPTQRNSGVIGGKFLERSRVKKPGQELFKSEMSEYYKAQDLYVGAKIIISNQPFQLVDADDYAFNYMEQHAEEFPRANIGTILSKLRSISEDKQKEIKRFLAQSDPGNTGLIPYESFRSLLADTGCQLSEHEIMMLGRTYSLREQPELNVGFMLAVAQDHLRKKHFESFSAMLRAFTHEDRDRTGHLSTKEARIICKAFRLPLADDLLRALLQKFENESGNMDYNAFLSGINWRENPSLPLLPDEALKCLLSGFVCHR, from the exons ATGGCTTTACCTGTTTTACCTGGAAATTCTTTCAACAAAACC CTGGGAAAAGAAAAATTTCACAAGTCTCAACATTTCGATTACTCAAATGGAGTCCCAATGATGGTGGGAGCCAAGAAGCCAGGCATCGGAGGAGAACTGCTCCTGGGCCAGAAGACCGTGCCTCAGAACTCTTTGTTTCCAAAAGGAGAGGGCAGTGATGCCCCTTCATGGGTGGCTTTTGACAGACAG GTGCTTTGCTTTGATGCTTACTTCCAAGAAGCTGTTACTCAGAGTAGAGAGGAAACAAACAGAATCAGAAAATGTAAGATCTACTTCTACTTGGAAGATGACACCATACAAGTTGTGGAGCCAGAGCTGAAGAATAGTGGCATCCCACAAG GAACACTTATCCGCCGCCACCGCATTCCTCTTCCCGCTCCCAGTGATGACCAGTTTTACAATTTACACCACTTTAATATTAACCAGGATGTGGTGTTCTACTCCAGGACCTTTAGGATAACAGACTGTGACACTTTCACCCGCCACTTCCTGAGGAAAATAGGGGTACGAATCAATCCCCCTGCTGCAGCACCAGAAGATCCCTATACAAAACTTCGACAGGAG CTGGAGGACAGCATGAAGCCACTGCGCCCATATGAGAGGCAGGATACTTTGAAACAATTCCTGGAGCACGATCGTGATGTCCTACGCTTTTATTGCTACTGGGATGATACCCAGAGCATGTTTGGAGACCCCAGAGAGCTGATCCTCCACTACTTCTTGGCAGATGATACCATAGAAATCCGAGAAGTGGTCTATCCAAACTCTGGCAGAGATGCAGCCCCTAAATTTTTGAACAGAAGTAAACTTCCAAAG CAAGCGCCTTCTCCGAAACGTCAGCCTGGAGAAATTACAGAGCGCACTATCCTTAATGTGTTTGGACCGATGGGACTCGGAGGTCGCTACATTTTGGATAACCTCAAA ACTGGGGCTGTGCAGGAGGAGTTCTACAAGGACTGTGACCTGACCATAGGAGGGGTCATTAATGTCTGGGGACGGAAAGTGATGATCTGTGACTGTGACAACTTCACCAAAGAGTACTATCGCTCCAAATATGGCATTG AGGACTTCACCCCAGTGCAGTACAAGGCCCCCCCACCTGCTAAAGCAGCCAAACAGATGCCTCCTTACACTGGCTTTGGCTCTGAAGAGGATTCACTCTGCTCCTGCCAGGGTCTGCTCCCCAAGCCACCACAGAAAGACTTCAGGAAGCTGATGGAGAAAGACAG GCATGGTCTGGAGAGCAATATTCTTCGATTTGTTGGCAAAATGCTAACAGATAACACCATTGACAAGGACCGCACCTTCATCATTTCATTCTACCTTAGCGATGACACTATAACAATGTTTGAACCCACCCAGAGGAACTCAG GGGTGATTGGTGGTAAGTTCTTGGAGAGAAGCCGGGTGAAGAAGCCAGGGCAGGAGCTGTTCAAGAGTGAGATGTCTGAGTACTACAAGGCTCAGGACTTGTATGTGGGAGCAAAGATTATTATAAGCAACCAGCCCTTCCAGCTTGTGGATGCTGATGATTATGCTTTCAACTATATGGAGCAGCATGCAGAAGAG TTCCCCAGGGCCAACATTGGCACCATTTTGAGCAAGTTAAGGTCCATCAGTGAAGACAAACAGAAGGAAATCAAACGGTTCTTAGCACAAAGCGACCCAGGCAACACCGGCCTCATTCCTTATGAGTCCTTCAG GTCTCTGTTGGCAGATACAGGCTGTCAGCTGTCGGAGCATGAGATCATGATGTTAGGCCGTACCTACTCGTTACGGGAACAGCCTGAGCTGAATGTGGGCTTCATGCTAGCTGTGGCTCAGGACCACCTGAGGAAGAAACACTTTGAGAGCTTCTCAGCCATGCTCCGAGCTTTCACACACGAGGATCGGGACAG AACTGGGCACCTTTCCACCAAAGAAGCTAGGATCATCTGTAAAGCCTTCCGCTTACCACTGGCTGATGACCTCCTGAGAGCCCTTCTGCAGAA ATTTGAGAATGAGTCTGGGAACATGGATTACAACGCCTTTCTCTCAGGGATCAACTGGAGAGAGAATCCTTCCCTACCTCTTCTACCAGATGAAGCCTTGAAG TGCCTCCTTTCAGGCTTTGTCTGCCATCGTTAG